In Candidatus Latescibacter sp., a genomic segment contains:
- a CDS encoding ComF family protein, protein MQAWPALLEMVQALADFLFPPACILCGAGLSGHEKLCRDCHDSVYACALEYSPPARIIEQAVEIAVLLPYHETCRTLVHAFKYHGMPSVAYLMGNLMARKSWARFSKYPSALLVPVPLHPLKLKERGYNQSLKIAEGFASFTGHEIGETLLSRRVYTGTQTALGQEERRRNVQGAFAFSGETALRDRPVILIDDVLTTGSTLAECTRTLKDGGAGDIAICVVATPDVGDS, encoded by the coding sequence ATGCAGGCTTGGCCAGCTCTCCTTGAAATGGTGCAGGCGCTGGCCGATTTTCTGTTCCCTCCGGCCTGCATTCTCTGCGGGGCGGGACTCTCTGGCCATGAAAAGCTCTGCCGGGATTGCCATGATTCAGTCTATGCCTGCGCGCTCGAATATTCCCCGCCTGCACGCATAATCGAACAGGCCGTGGAGATAGCGGTGCTCCTGCCCTACCATGAAACCTGCCGTACCCTCGTCCATGCTTTCAAATACCACGGCATGCCCTCTGTCGCTTACCTCATGGGCAATCTGATGGCCAGGAAATCCTGGGCGCGCTTTTCAAAGTATCCCTCCGCGCTCCTGGTTCCTGTTCCCCTGCACCCGCTTAAACTGAAAGAGCGCGGCTACAATCAGAGCCTGAAAATTGCGGAAGGTTTTGCCTCATTCACAGGGCATGAAATCGGAGAAACGCTCCTTTCGCGGCGAGTATATACCGGAACACAGACCGCGCTCGGACAGGAAGAACGCCGCCGTAACGTACAGGGCGCGTTTGCTTTCTCGGGCGAAACCGCGCTCCGTGACCGCCCGGTCATCCTGATCGACGATGTTTTAACAACCGGTTCGACGCTTGCCGAATGTACCCGTACGCTTAAAGATGGCGGAGCCGGGGATATTGCGATATGCGTTGTGGCAACACCAGATGTGGGAGATTCGTAA